From the genome of Fibrobacter sp., one region includes:
- a CDS encoding DUF285 domain-containing protein, which translates to MDALGGLTTIPSNSFNSVTNATNMFAECSSLTEIENGNFISLINAQGMFALCTSLETFDNTFNSVIDGSNMFRGCTALTSIPDDSFKHVQCGNSMFSMCSSLKLAQLSSFESLTDAQYMYSMSGVCDISGSCLDKIQYGDGMFAHCNIDCIHDINMDNLDTGSNIFSGCAIRTITNVVTKSANWVGRLPMLEEVHNLQITGTSASHCFAECPNLVQITDITMPNVTDASYMFADCNKLEQISIGGNPQIDNASYMFAGCGDLKQVSMGENPHIDNASYMFAGCYNLAALPEMDYSSIRDASYMCAYCETLEIFTKYMPNVTNVIGMFEGCWNILLVDNINFDNITDASYLFKDCAHLSYIKTLKFRNVKNASHMFDGCRFGLDIIDNEFNNLTTTDFMLAGTSLSGLSLNMTNVTSARYMFRNCGHIPDLLSGELDVSNVIDACGMFSGCTMGGVIEWSSELPFNNVTDVTHMFDSCKNITMVNLSCFGDQVTDTSYMFNNCENLVECHITNIKPCNTNHMFYSCGKLETLTMDISNITDAQFMFAHCNLRVSVNQEFMGFMQKLSNASYMFYDCNGIDAIDFEHNTIVDASYMFSNCHNLPQVDKVNVPMATNVSHMFDKCDALTTIEEMVVTEAIDASYLFSGCSALTEIRKFVSSNKLDNVASMFVECTNLTSIPEFDTSGVTNMGNMFSYCENLAEIPELDTSNVITMERMFFRCFALQAIPELDTSNVTTMRQMFVYCDNILTIPELDTSNVTTMSQMFHGCSKLREVPHLNTSNVINMYGMFDNGDGFKPNNTSLASLPELDTSNVTDMSYMFRGCKGLTDVPHFDTRNVTEMYNMFSGCTKLQHVPDFNTSKCKAMRSMFYNCSSLLTAPNFDTSNCQFINRMFYGCTSLTAVPLYDLSAATSIYSMFYNCKSVASGALALYQKGFPSVVWPSERSDMFYNCGINTDTGLEELKQIPKTYGGLLVA; encoded by the coding sequence GTGGATGCACTGGGTGGGTTAACTACTATACCAAGCAATTCGTTCAATTCAGTTACTAATGCAACTAATATGTTTGCCGAATGTTCATCACTAACTGAAATCGAAAATGGAAATTTTATATCATTAATTAATGCTCAAGGAATGTTTGCTCTGTGTACATCATTGGAAACATTTGATAATACGTTTAATTCGGTAATCGATGGATCTAATATGTTTAGGGGTTGTACCGCATTGACGTCAATTCCTGATGATTCATTTAAACATGTGCAATGCGGAAATTCAATGTTTAGCATGTGTTCATCTTTGAAACTGGCACAATTAAGCTCATTTGAGTCATTAACTGATGCACAATATATGTATAGTATGTCCGGGGTATGCGACATATCAGGTTCATGTCTCGACAAAATACAATATGGGGATGGGATGTTTGCTCACTGTAATATAGATTGTATTCATGATATTAATATGGATAATCTCGATACAGGATCCAATATATTTAGTGGATGCGCAATTCGAACCATAACTAATGTTGTTACTAAATCGGCTAATTGGGTTGGTCGCCTACCAATGCTAGAAGAGGTTCATAATTTACAAATTACTGGAACTAGTGCATCGCATTGTTTTGCAGAATGTCCAAATCTGGTGCAGATTACTGATATTACTATGCCAAATGTTACTGATGCATCCTACATGTTTGCTGATTGCAATAAACTGGAACAAATTAGTATAGGCGGAAATCCGCAAATTGATAATGCATCATATATGTTTGCTGGATGCGGGGATTTGAAACAAGTTAGTATGGGTGAAAACCCGCATATTGATAATGCATCATATATGTTTGCAGGCTGTTATAATTTAGCTGCATTACCGGAAATGGATTACTCATCCATACGAGATGCATCATATATGTGCGCTTACTGCGAAACGCTTGAAATATTTACAAAATATATGCCTAATGTAACTAATGTTATTGGTATGTTTGAAGGTTGTTGGAATATTCTACTTGTTGATAATATTAATTTTGATAATATTACTGATGCGTCATATTTATTTAAAGATTGCGCACATCTATCATATATAAAAACCCTTAAATTCAGAAATGTTAAAAATGCATCCCATATGTTTGATGGATGCCGTTTTGGCCTAGATATAATTGACAATGAGTTCAATAATTTAACGACAACTGACTTTATGCTTGCCGGTACCTCACTCAGCGGCTTGTCTCTAAATATGACAAATGTGACCTCAGCAAGATATATGTTCAGGAATTGTGGACATATACCTGATTTATTGAGCGGTGAGTTAGATGTTAGTAATGTAATTGATGCGTGTGGAATGTTTAGCGGATGTACCATGGGTGGAGTCATTGAATGGTCTTCAGAACTACCGTTTAACAATGTTACTGATGTAACTCATATGTTCGATTCATGTAAGAATATCACTATGGTTAATTTGAGTTGTTTTGGTGATCAGGTTACTGACACATCATATATGTTTAATAATTGCGAGAACTTGGTTGAGTGCCATATAACTAACATTAAGCCATGCAACACAAATCATATGTTCTATTCTTGTGGTAAACTAGAAACCTTGACTATGGATATAAGTAATATAACGGATGCCCAGTTTATGTTTGCCCATTGTAATCTAAGAGTATCTGTAAATCAGGAATTCATGGGCTTCATGCAAAAATTATCTAATGCATCATATATGTTTTATGACTGTAATGGCATTGATGCAATTGATTTTGAACACAACACTATAGTTGATGCATCATATATGTTTAGTAATTGCCATAATTTACCTCAGGTAGATAAGGTCAATGTTCCGATGGCAACAAATGTATCGCACATGTTTGATAAATGTGATGCTTTGACGACCATCGAGGAAATGGTAGTTACTGAAGCGATTGACGCATCATACTTATTCTCTGGTTGCAGCGCATTAACCGAAATACGGAAATTTGTATCATCGAATAAGCTTGACAATGTAGCTAGTATGTTCGTTGAATGCACTAATTTAACCAGTATCCCGGAATTTGACACATCTGGTGTGACAAATATGGGAAATATGTTCTCTTATTGCGAAAATCTGGCTGAAATTCCGGAATTGGACACATCTAATGTGATAACTATGGAAAGAATGTTCTTCAGGTGTTTCGCATTACAAGCTATCCCGGAATTGGACACATCTAATGTAACAACTATGAGACAGATGTTTGTTTATTGTGATAACATCTTGACTATCCCGGAATTGGACACATCTAATGTAACAACTATGAGCCAGATGTTCCATGGTTGCAGTAAGTTAAGAGAGGTTCCTCATTTAAATACATCGAATGTTATTAATATGTATGGAATGTTTGATAATGGTGATGGGTTTAAGCCAAACAATACTTCATTGGCAAGTCTACCTGAACTGGATACGTCTAATGTAACAGATATGTCATATATGTTTAGGGGATGCAAGGGACTTACCGATGTTCCGCATTTTGACACTCGTAATGTAACGGAGATGTATAATATGTTCTCTGGCTGCACTAAATTGCAACATGTGCCTGATTTTAATACATCTAAATGCAAGGCTATGCGATCTATGTTCTATAATTGTAGTAGCTTACTGACTGCACCGAATTTTGATACATCTAACTGCCAATTTATAAATAGGATGTTCTATGGCTGCACATCATTAACCGCTGTACCACTATATGATTTATCTGCTGCAACCAGTATATATAGTATGTTCTATAATTGTAAGTCAGTGGCTAGTGGAGCCCTTGCGTTATATCAAAAGGGTTTCCCCTCCGTCGTATGGCCATCTGAGCGATCTGATATGTTCTACAATTGTGGCATAAATACAGATACGGGATTGGAGGAATTAAAGCAGATACCGAAAACGTATGGTGGCTTACTGGTAGCATAA
- a CDS encoding transposase, whose amino-acid sequence MINKAFKIRLYPTVRQEKFFNKTFGTCRFIYNQFIDLKKSIFEESRISFTPKLASFKEEWPWMREADSQGMANAYMDAKGAYQKFFDGKSRYPKFKKKCDKQSYRNAMMPKTIETLIRGVRNDRIFIPKAGLVKFRQDYDFKSLPIAKVCSLTISKSPTGKYFCSILVEMDDDRMKLPPNDNEIGFDLGIKDFLIDSDGCVIENPKYFRKSEQKLAKEQRKLSHCTKGSHNYRKQKHRVALVHEKIRNQRIDFQHKVSKRLIVENQYIYSEDLKPSNMLKNHKLAKAIADASFGRFCNMVAYKAFWYGRYYIKVGSFYPSSKLCHCCGYKNTTLTLADREWSCPNCGTWLDRDQNAALNILNEGNRIRLSRNTSRTKGSDESLKPVDTGVVAYLEQESCNSTDGHGETHPSLVGG is encoded by the coding sequence ATGATAAACAAGGCATTCAAGATACGGTTGTACCCGACAGTAAGACAGGAGAAGTTCTTCAACAAGACCTTCGGCACTTGCCGTTTCATCTATAACCAGTTCATAGACTTGAAGAAGTCAATCTTTGAAGAGTCTCGTATATCATTTACGCCTAAGTTGGCCTCGTTCAAGGAGGAATGGCCTTGGATGAGGGAAGCCGACAGTCAGGGAATGGCTAATGCCTATATGGATGCCAAGGGTGCATACCAGAAGTTCTTTGATGGCAAATCACGTTACCCGAAGTTCAAGAAGAAATGTGATAAGCAGTCTTACCGCAATGCAATGATGCCTAAGACCATTGAAACATTGATTCGTGGTGTTAGGAATGACCGCATATTCATTCCGAAGGCCGGATTGGTCAAGTTCCGACAGGACTATGATTTCAAGTCATTGCCTATAGCCAAAGTATGCAGTTTGACGATATCCAAGTCCCCAACAGGCAAGTATTTCTGCTCCATCCTAGTGGAAATGGATGATGACCGGATGAAGCTGCCACCGAATGATAACGAGATAGGCTTTGATCTCGGTATCAAGGATTTCCTTATAGACAGCGATGGTTGCGTTATAGAAAATCCAAAGTATTTCCGAAAGAGTGAGCAAAAGTTGGCAAAGGAACAGCGTAAGCTGTCGCATTGTACCAAAGGCTCGCATAACTATCGGAAGCAGAAGCATCGTGTCGCTCTGGTACACGAAAAGATAAGAAACCAGAGAATTGATTTCCAGCACAAGGTCAGCAAGAGACTGATAGTAGAGAACCAATACATCTACTCCGAAGACCTGAAGCCGTCAAATATGTTGAAGAACCACAAGTTAGCCAAGGCTATTGCAGATGCGTCATTTGGACGGTTCTGCAATATGGTTGCTTACAAGGCATTCTGGTACGGTAGATACTACATCAAGGTAGGTTCGTTCTATCCTTCCAGCAAGCTATGCCACTGCTGTGGTTACAAGAACACCACGCTGACTCTAGCTGATAGAGAGTGGTCTTGCCCGAATTGTGGTACTTGGCTAGATAGAGACCAGAACGCAGCTCTCAACATACTGAACGAAGGAAATCGCATTCGTTTAAGTCGAAATACCTCACGGACTAAGGGAAGCGATGAATCGCTAAAGCCTGTTGACACTGGTGTGGTTGCATACCTTGAGCAGGAATCCTGTAATTCCACAGATGGGCACGGGGAAACCCACCCATCTTTAGTGGGTGGGTAG
- a CDS encoding transposase, whose translation MINKAFKIRLYPTVRQEKFFNKTFGTCRFIYNQFIDLKKSIFEESRISFTPKLASFKEEWPWMREADSQGMANAYMDAKGAYQKFFDGKSRYPKFKKKGDKQSYRNAMMSKTMETLIRGARNDRIFIPKAGEVKFRQDYDFKSLPITKVCSLTISKSNTGKYFCSILVEMDDERMKLPPNQNDVGFDLGIKDFLIDSDGCVIENPKYFRKSEQKLAKEQRKLSHCTKGSNNYRKQKHRVALVHEKIRNQRIDFQHKVSKRLIVENQ comes from the coding sequence ATGATAAACAAGGCATTCAAGATACGGTTGTACCCGACAGTAAGACAGGAGAAGTTCTTCAACAAGACCTTCGGCACTTGCCGTTTCATCTATAACCAGTTCATAGACTTGAAGAAGTCAATCTTTGAAGAGTCTCGTATATCATTTACGCCTAAGTTGGCCTCGTTCAAGGAGGAATGGCCTTGGATGAGGGAAGCCGACAGTCAGGGAATGGCTAATGCCTATATGGATGCCAAGGGTGCATACCAGAAGTTCTTTGATGGCAAATCACGCTATCCGAAGTTCAAGAAGAAAGGGGATAAGCAGTCCTACCGCAATGCAATGATGTCTAAGACAATGGAAACATTGATTCGGGGTGCTAGGAATGACCGCATATTCATTCCGAAGGCTGGTGAGGTCAAGTTCCGACAGGACTATGATTTCAAGTCATTGCCTATAACCAAAGTATGCAGTCTGACGATATCCAAGTCAAATACAGGCAAGTATTTCTGTTCCATCCTAGTGGAAATGGATGATGAACGGATGAAGTTGCCACCTAATCAAAATGATGTTGGTTTCGACCTCGGCATCAAGGATTTCCTGATAGACAGCGATGGCTGTGTCATTGAAAATCCAAAATATTTCCGAAAGAGTGAGCAAAAGTTGGCAAAGGAACAGCGAAAGCTGTCACATTGCACCAAAGGCTCCAATAATTATCGGAAGCAGAAGCATCGTGTCGCTCTGGTACACGAAAAAATACGAAACCAGAGAATTGATTTCCAGCACAAGGTCAGCAAGAGACTGATAGTAGAGAACCAATGA
- a CDS encoding transposase: protein MINKAFKIRLYPTKRQERFFNRTFGTCRFIYNQFIALKQAIYEETRMSFTPKLASFKEEWPWMREADSQGMANVYMDAKEAYQKFFDKKANYPKFKKKSDRQSYRNAMMSKIIGKLIRGVRNDRIFIPKAGLVKFRQDYDFTSLPITKVCSLTISKSTTGKYFCSILVEMDDERLKLPPNQNEVGFDLGIKDFLIDSDGCVIDNPKYFRKSEQKLAKEQRKLSHCTKGSNNYRKQKHRVALVHEKIRNQRIDFQHKVSKQLVVENQYIYSEDLKPSNMLKNHKLAKAIADASFGRFCDMVAYKSYWHGRYYVKVGSFYPSSKLCHCCGYKNTTLTLSDREWTCPNCGTWLDRDQNAAINILNEGNRIRLSGNTSGTEGMDGTIKPVDTGVVAHLEQEACNATDGHGETHPSLVGG, encoded by the coding sequence ATGATAAACAAGGCATTCAAGATAAGGTTGTATCCAACTAAACGGCAGGAGAGGTTCTTCAATAGAACCTTCGGCACTTGCCGTTTCATATACAACCAGTTCATTGCCTTGAAGCAAGCTATATACGAGGAAACTCGGATGTCATTTACACCGAAGTTGGCGTCGTTCAAGGAGGAGTGGCCTTGGATGCGGGAAGCCGACAGCCAAGGTATGGCAAACGTCTATATGGATGCCAAGGAAGCCTATCAGAAATTCTTTGACAAGAAGGCTAACTACCCAAAGTTCAAGAAGAAGAGTGATAGACAATCTTATCGTAATGCGATGATGTCGAAAATCATAGGTAAGCTAATCCGAGGTGTACGAAACGATAGGATATTCATACCGAAGGCGGGATTGGTTAAGTTTAGGCAAGATTATGATTTCACGTCATTGCCCATAACCAAAGTATGCAGCCTGACGATATCCAAGTCAACTACGGGTAAGTATTTCTGTTCCATCCTAGTAGAAATGGATGATGAACGGCTGAAACTGCCTCCTAATCAAAATGAGGTTGGTTTCGACCTCGGCATCAAGGATTTCTTGATAGACAGCGATGGATGCGTCATTGACAATCCAAAATATTTCCGAAAGAGTGAGCAAAAGTTAGCAAAGGAACAGCGTAAGCTGTCACATTGCACCAAAGGCTCAAATAACTATCGGAAGCAGAAGCACCGTGTCGCTCTGGTACACGAGAAGATACGAAACCAGAGAATTGATTTCCAGCACAAGGTCAGCAAGCAGTTAGTTGTAGAGAACCAATACATCTACTCTGAAGACCTGAAGCCGTCAAATATGTTGAAGAACCATAAGTTAGCCAAGGCAATAGCCGATGCATCGTTCGGTAGGTTCTGTGATATGGTTGCCTACAAGTCCTACTGGCACGGTAGATACTATGTCAAGGTAGGTTCGTTCTATCCGTCCAGCAAGCTATGCCACTGCTGCGGTTACAAGAATACCACCCTGACTCTATCTGATAGAGAGTGGACTTGCCCGAATTGTGGCACTTGGCTAGATAGAGACCAGAACGCAGCTATCAACATACTGAATGAAGGGAATCGCATACGTTTAAGTGGAAATACCTCAGGGACTGAGGGAATGGATGGAACCATTAAGCCTGTTGACACTGGTGTGGTTGCACACCTTGAGCAGGAAGCTTGTAATGCCACAGATGGACACGGGGAAACCCACCCATCTTTAGTGGGAGGGTAG
- a CDS encoding DUF285 domain-containing protein — translation MAPTLMHMAYVMWLENQAYQPTPSPTPVPPGPEPIILPPRTYRAKYMITEEMLDELEMSYEDAVETLTTPSILAEIYELEESQVSVSVVENSKPSLVVDVTLDTEDWYRTYTGIEYSFLAFADTSSVADMESMFQGCTLLTSIPQLDTSNVTSMYGMFRDCTSLTSIPQLDTSNVTSMTRMFWGCTSLTSIPQLDTSNVTDMEDMFWGCTSLTSIPQLDTSNVTTMYDMFRDCTSLTSIPQLDTSNVTNTSFMFYRCTSLTSIPRLDTSNVTKMNTMFRGCTSVEAGMLDFYNNAVVARSYSDCFTNCGYNPETGEYASEQAKIERSQIPVYWGGDMKK, via the coding sequence ATGGCTCCAACATTGATGCATATGGCTTACGTTATGTGGTTAGAAAACCAAGCATACCAGCCCACTCCTTCCCCTACGCCCGTTCCACCCGGACCAGAACCGATTATTCTTCCGCCTAGGACATATAGGGCAAAGTATATGATTACCGAGGAAATGCTGGATGAACTTGAGATGTCATACGAGGACGCTGTTGAGACCCTTACCACGCCTAGTATTTTGGCGGAAATATATGAACTGGAAGAAAGTCAGGTGTCGGTATCTGTTGTTGAGAATAGCAAGCCTTCACTTGTGGTGGACGTGACTCTTGATACCGAGGACTGGTATAGGACATATACTGGAATAGAATATTCATTCCTTGCGTTTGCTGATACATCCAGTGTGGCGGATATGGAGAGTATGTTTCAAGGATGCACATTACTAACAAGCATTCCACAGCTTGATACATCCAATGTGACGAGTATGTATGGTATGTTTCGAGACTGCACATCTCTGACAAGCATTCCACAACTTGATACATCCAATGTGACGAGTATGACTCGTATGTTTTGGGGCTGCACATCTCTAACAAGTATTCCACAGCTTGATACATCCAATGTGACGGATATGGAAGACATGTTTTGGGGCTGCACATCTCTGACAAGCATTCCACAGCTTGATACATCCAATGTGACAACTATGTATGATATGTTTCGAGACTGCACATCTCTGACAAGCATTCCACAACTTGATACATCCAATGTGACGAATACTAGTTTTATGTTTTATAGATGCACATCTCTAACAAGCATTCCACGGCTTGATACATCCAATGTGACGAAAATGAATACTATGTTTCGAGGCTGCACATCTGTCGAGGCCGGAATGCTTGATTTCTACAATAATGCAGTAGTCGCTAGATCTTATAGTGACTGTTTCACTAATTGCGGCTACAATCCAGAAACAGGCGAGTATGCATCAGAGCAGGCCAAGATTGAACGTTCTCAAATCCCAGTATATTGGGGTGGAGATATGAAAAAATAA
- a CDS encoding DnaJ domain-containing protein — protein MSVYEILGVSPTATDAEIAKQYKILAKKYHPDKNNGDDSMMVKLNEAYKIIKTPEDRRKYDESNAFAADFDMLASVFGRPEVAKNFGKKPIKPKNMKHGTDIDLTVNLPVDMFMTGVPAMPITFTRHSECLECAGTGAKIHHVCPHCGGYGMIHFKGRKRKCIGCDGTGYKTEEKCDVCNGSGSVTKTVVKPINYMPGVLKLDLRGDGNNGSNGGENGNLHVKFNVTPCGKCSYDATDNVIDTTVEMYPEDLVLGTCVKVDAGNGREFNVVVAPEDITGVPFIKKVSGFLIRFNVTLKKTDSDTNMFTEIRNNRFNDII, from the coding sequence ATGAGTGTTTACGAGATTCTTGGGGTTAGCCCAACGGCTACCGATGCTGAAATAGCGAAACAGTACAAAATATTGGCTAAAAAATATCATCCTGACAAGAATAATGGGGATGATTCCATGATGGTTAAGCTGAATGAGGCTTATAAAATTATCAAGACGCCTGAGGATCGTAGGAAATATGACGAATCCAATGCGTTTGCAGCCGACTTTGATATGCTGGCATCAGTTTTTGGACGTCCGGAAGTTGCCAAAAACTTTGGCAAAAAACCTATAAAACCCAAAAACATGAAGCATGGGACGGATATTGACTTGACAGTCAATTTGCCGGTCGACATGTTTATGACTGGGGTGCCGGCAATGCCGATCACATTCACCCGCCATAGTGAATGCCTAGAATGTGCCGGTACTGGTGCCAAAATACATCATGTTTGCCCTCATTGTGGTGGCTATGGAATGATCCATTTTAAGGGCCGTAAGCGTAAATGCATCGGTTGTGACGGCACCGGATACAAGACGGAAGAAAAGTGCGATGTGTGTAATGGTTCTGGCAGTGTTACAAAGACGGTTGTCAAACCAATTAATTACATGCCGGGTGTATTGAAGCTGGACTTGCGTGGTGATGGCAATAATGGATCTAATGGTGGTGAAAATGGCAATCTCCATGTCAAGTTTAATGTCACGCCATGTGGTAAATGTTCGTATGACGCAACCGACAATGTGATCGATACGACTGTTGAAATGTACCCTGAAGATCTTGTACTGGGAACATGTGTTAAGGTTGACGCCGGTAATGGCCGAGAGTTCAATGTGGTCGTGGCGCCTGAAGATATAACGGGTGTTCCGTTCATCAAGAAGGTATCCGGGTTCTTGATTCGATTCAATGTTACCCTGAAAAAAACAGATTCGGATACTAATATGTTTACTGAAATCCGTAATAACAGGTTTAATGATATAATTTAA
- a CDS encoding AAA family ATPase has product MAVYDLTREDWVLRTYFTDATISVKMAKLMEIGLYKDETNKTIVRLIRGFVRKYGRQPSGQELLLGVEKHGLGEEVRNKILTICNSEIPPVTQSYCVSLIENFYQEASLSMLIREQAIAMNENRLEDVKNIIPMFKERINFSLHMNLGLDLVDDIEEAQRRLRETVNAIPSGVAEVNHYTTPVEGDDSKGGYPRQALTLYVGQPNVGKSLILCSEAGHAVRLGYNVLYITLELSEAYVWRRITANVTGVKQGDVCNLTPDECRQMMYDSKNPDAEHFGTLKIKHMRTTTTTNDIEALVDSFTATTGKKIDLLVIDYIGIMKPNKSGAISEQSQYLDGQAKAEQIRELCIERNIAGLSAIQFNRTGYSNIDAGLESVSGSSAYSETGDLIITITKDPVLASLGMYAHWIKKNRMGPNEIPFKTRCDFSTMRWFTATEDELHAEEAARIEFETVQASISPQPVNRPNGAPPRRRERIQNQTTVPQKTIDEVVGSAGTPADGIGNYV; this is encoded by the coding sequence ATGGCTGTGTATGACTTGACCCGTGAGGACTGGGTGCTTAGAACATACTTTACTGATGCCACAATTTCGGTGAAAATGGCTAAATTGATGGAAATTGGCCTATACAAGGATGAAACTAATAAGACCATCGTTCGTCTGATTCGTGGGTTTGTTCGAAAATATGGCAGGCAGCCGTCCGGTCAGGAATTACTGTTGGGTGTTGAAAAGCATGGTCTTGGTGAAGAAGTTCGTAATAAAATTCTTACAATTTGTAATTCAGAAATACCGCCTGTCACACAGTCATACTGTGTGTCGTTGATCGAAAACTTTTATCAAGAGGCATCGCTATCAATGCTTATTCGTGAGCAAGCGATTGCCATGAATGAAAATCGCCTTGAAGACGTTAAAAACATCATCCCGATGTTCAAGGAACGAATCAATTTTAGTCTTCACATGAATTTAGGTCTTGACTTGGTTGATGACATTGAAGAGGCTCAACGTAGGTTGCGTGAAACTGTCAATGCGATCCCGTCAGGTGTTGCTGAGGTTAACCATTATACGACTCCGGTTGAAGGCGACGATAGTAAGGGTGGATATCCTCGCCAAGCTCTTACTCTATATGTGGGACAGCCGAACGTAGGTAAGTCACTTATTTTATGTAGTGAGGCCGGCCATGCCGTTCGTTTAGGCTATAATGTGCTGTATATTACGCTTGAATTGTCTGAAGCATACGTGTGGCGCCGAATTACGGCTAATGTTACCGGTGTCAAGCAGGGAGACGTCTGCAATTTAACGCCTGACGAATGCCGCCAGATGATGTATGATTCGAAGAATCCTGACGCTGAACATTTCGGTACATTGAAAATCAAGCACATGAGGACGACGACTACGACCAATGATATCGAGGCGTTGGTTGATTCGTTTACGGCAACTACAGGTAAGAAAATTGATTTACTTGTTATCGACTATATTGGCATCATGAAGCCAAATAAGTCTGGTGCGATTTCGGAACAAAGTCAGTATTTGGATGGACAGGCTAAGGCCGAACAGATCCGTGAGTTATGCATTGAACGTAATATAGCTGGGTTGTCGGCTATCCAGTTTAATCGTACCGGTTATTCTAATATTGACGCCGGTCTGGAATCAGTCAGTGGTTCTTCCGCTTATTCTGAAACCGGTGACTTGATCATAACCATTACGAAGGACCCTGTATTGGCGTCACTCGGTATGTATGCGCACTGGATCAAGAAGAATCGAATGGGCCCCAATGAAATTCCATTCAAAACCCGTTGTGATTTTAGTACAATGCGTTGGTTTACGGCCACTGAAGATGAATTGCATGCCGAAGAGGCTGCCCGAATCGAATTCGAAACGGTACAGGCGTCAATATCTCCGCAGCCGGTGAATAGGCCTAATGGTGCGCCACCACGTCGTCGTGAACGAATCCAGAACCAGACTACGGTGCCGCAGAAGACTATTGATGAAGTCGTTGGGTCCGCAGGTACTCCGGCCGATGGTATAGGAAACTACGTGTAG